ttaatgtatcaaaaataatctaaatacatcaaaaaaaattattaattttaaacaaaacaaaataattttaaatttattcaataacatTTTCTAAACACAAAATCATATAAGATCTTAACATACTCCACTCCACGGTAATAAAAAGCAATGAGCTAGATTTAGAACCCCCTTTTTACCATATTATTACATTATATTATTAGGCTTTTGGAGTCCATCTTCATTAATATTTGAGTTAGGTCCAAAAACATCAATTAGGCTTGGAAGAAAGCCACCACATAGAtggtatttaatattataattgatttttcaaatatttttatttcacaaagcattaaaataatatttttcccaAAAATACAAACTATAACAATCTAAAATCacccaattttgtttttaaattttttcattagCTTTTCCGTATGAACATAGGGTGAGTGCAATAAttccaaggattttttttggccCTATATCATTGTCATGTCTGAATGTCATAGTACTTAATTAATGGTTCTCCTGCCTTTCAGTTCTTGATCAATTCACAGTTGATTTATTTGGGAACATATTTTCAGTTTTAGATTTCATACACACATCACAAATAGCATGATACAGTAGTTCTTCAGGTGAAGAAAGCGAATCCAGCTTCATTGTCACATCAactcaaacatatataaataccagTATCTCAGGGGATAAGTCGATCTTCCAGCGATAGCAGATCTGTTCCTCGCAAGATTCTACTGGATCATTTCATTTTCCTCCAGCTTTCAGCATCAGATGGCCAACCTGAAAGCAGTTTTAAGTTGATGCAATTGAGCAATTACTCAATCTTTGAGCACATAACACACTATCTAGTTGCCTCATTTATATAAAGAAACTTTCACCCAAGGGAGCGTTATAGAGAACTTATATGAGTGGTTTAATCATTCATTTTATGATCCATGGATCCTTAAATCgctgaaagaagaaaaagcacATGAGAAGAGATACGGAGAAGAAAATTGCATGCAatttaatcaatataaaatagataattAAGTTCACCCTAATTTGAGAGAGGTATCGGAGCTATCGTCCTCCACAGGAGGGCCACTGCTGCAGCTGCAAACATTGGTTGTAGACTCCGATGACATCCCTTCTTCCTGAACTGCTGTGTCTAAATCAACAAGGGCGGGTCTTTTTCCCTTGCAAATGGTTGCGATCTGCATTCAAATTCAATCTCGCTTTATCTAACTATTCAAGTCTCgacaaacaaaattataagcAACTTAGCTACAAATTCTTACCTTCTGTTTTAGTTGCTTATTCTCTTCCAAAAGCTGTACTCCCTGCATTAATGGAATAAACcaagaaatcaaagaattgaTGGCATATTGACTTTGCTTATCTTAACAATGATTGAAGTATGAAAACAAGACTAATGATTTTTAGCGACCCCGCataagatttttctttctttttatcaaagaaCGACTCTTGCATAATTCTATTTATGCAAGAACATATCTTGACGAAGTCATGACCAGCAGGTCTCGTATACCATGAAATCTGTAACATTCTAACCTTCCTTTCAAGGGTGGATATCTCATTCATAATTCGTTCTccctgaaaataataaaaaaaaaaaagttattgcaAAATAAGCATCTATACATGGTTATGTTAGTAAATGGAGACCAACCTTGGATTCAAGCACACGGCTAAGTCCTACTTCAAGCGCCTTTTCCAATTGCTGCAATTCTTCTATATTTAGTCCTTGAAGATCTTCGCCTCTCATCCGCCTGCCATCCATTGAAGGGATACATCCCATTAGAAGTTAGAACTACAGTCATGGAGCAGTTAACACCTTGTCAAGTTCCTTACTAAAGGTTACCTTAGTTGATGACTCTTCTCGGAAACTTCCTTGCTCAATCGCATGTGATTGCTGTTTTCTAGCTATAAAATAGCCAAAAAATGAAATTGCAGGTTAAGGAAGTTATAACCTGCAGAGcttgaaaaacaccttgaccatGCACTTAAAATGAATAAACAGAAAAACATAATTACCTTACTGTCGAGGTGAAAATCATTATGCAAAACTTATATCATAGTAAAAC
This is a stretch of genomic DNA from Populus alba chromosome 11, ASM523922v2, whole genome shotgun sequence. It encodes these proteins:
- the LOC118031552 gene encoding MADS-box protein JOINTLESS isoform X2; this translates as MAREKIKIKKIDNVTARQVTFSKRRRGLFKKAEELSVLCDAEVAVIIFSATGKLFEYSSSSMKDVLARYNLHSNNLDKINQPSLELQLENSNHMRLSKEVSEKSHQLRRMRGEDLQGLNIEELQQLEKALEVGLSRVLESKGERIMNEISTLERKGVQLLEENKQLKQKIATICKGKRPALVDLDTAVQEEGMSSESTTNVCSCSSGPPVEDDSSDTSLKLGLAI
- the LOC118031552 gene encoding MADS-box protein SVP isoform X1, translated to MAREKIKIKKIDNVTARQVTFSKRRRGLFKKAEELSVLCDAEVAVIIFSATGKLFEYSSSSMKDVLARYNLHSNNLDKINQPSLELQLENSNHMRLSKEVSEKSHQLRRMRGEDLQGLNIEELQQLEKALEVGLSRVLESKGERIMNEISTLERKGVQLLEENKQLKQKIATICKGKRPALVDLDTAVQEEGMSSESTTNVCSCSSGPPVEDDSSDTSLKLGDLRIHGS